Proteins encoded together in one Telopea speciosissima isolate NSW1024214 ecotype Mountain lineage chromosome 4, Tspe_v1, whole genome shotgun sequence window:
- the LOC122659534 gene encoding probable indole-3-pyruvate monooxygenase YUCCA10: protein MKETTVIVAGAGPCGVTISASLNLQSIPHIVLERDDIFCPMWTKFSYDRLHLHLAKGFCELAHMPFPKSYPTYVPRKLFVQYLEEYMTRFNVKPTYNRSIESATYDKAAGKWFVKTRNPKTDEIEEYCSRFFVVATGETTDPFVPEIKGMETFTGQILHSTQYRTGKPFTNKSVLVVGCGNSGMELAYDLTLFNAKTSIVVRHPIYIITRWMGYIALVLFPRLPFALVDALVALMSRLWFGDMSKYGIEKPTEGPYERKEKYGRFPIIDVGTAAKIKSGEIQVLPGISCINGDEVLFTNGKSYHYDVIVMADGIQNIGQ, encoded by the exons atgaaggaaacaaCAGTGATCGTAGCAGGTGCTGGTCCCTGTGGAGTTACAATTTCTGCTTCTTTAAACCTTCAGTCCATCCCTCACATAGTTCTCGAAAGAGATGATATTTTCTGTCCAATGTGGACAAAATTTTCTTACGATCGTCTCCACCTTCACTTAGCCAAAGGGTTCTGTGAGCTTGCCCACATGCCATTCCCTAAGTCTTACCCAACTTATGTTCCAAGAAAGCTATTTGTTCAATACTTGGAAGAGTACATGACCCGGTTCAACGTGAAACCAACTTATAACCGGTCCATAGAGTCTGCAACATATGATAAAGCTGCCGGAAAATGGTTCGTCAAGACGAGGAACCCCAAGACGGATGAGATTGAAGAGTACTGCTCAAGATTTTTTGTTGTGGCCACCGGCGAAACCACCGATCCGTTCGTGCCGGAGATCAAAGGGATGGAGACCTTCACAGGCCAAATCTTGCATTCCACACAGTACAGGACTGGGAAACCTTTCACCAACAAGAGTGTTTTAGTTGTTGGGTGTGGTAATTCTGGCATGGAACTTGCTTATGATCTAACACTCTTTAATGCTAAGACCTCCATCGTTGTTCGACACCCG ATCTACATTATAACCCGGTGGATGGGTTATATAGCGTTAGTGTTGTTCCCACGTTTGCCCTTTGCCTTGGTGGATGCATTAGTTGCCCTAATGAGCAGGTTGTGGTTTGGTGATATGAGCAAGTATGGGATCGAGAAGCCAACAGAAGGTCCTtatgaaaggaaagaaaagtatGGCAGGTTTCCAATTATCGACGTCGGCACCGCCGCTAAGATTAAGTCCGGCGAGATTCAA GTTTTACCAGGAATATCATGCATAAATGGTGATGAAGTGCTCTTCACAAATGGCAAGTCCTATCATTATGATGTGATTGTAATGGCTGACGGGATTCAGAAC ATAGGTCAATAA